Within Massilia endophytica, the genomic segment TGAAGGTCGTGCCGAGCGAAATGAAGTGCTACGACGCCAAGACCATCGACACGTTGATGCACCTGGCGCGCGAGCACCTGAACCGTCTTGAAACCCCGGAACAGCTTTCTTTCGACTGATTGCAGGAGGTCGCCATGCCAGAGCGTCATTACGTAAAGGGCCTGAACCAGATGAACTACGCGCTTGCGTATGCAGTGCGTAAGGATCGCCCGGTGAATGCTGCGGAAGTCGCGCGCCATATTGGCACGACCATTTCATCGGCTCTGTACTACCTGCATCAATTGACCACGGCCAAGAGACTCCAGCGCGAGCCCTGGAAGCGCGGCGTTGAGGGGATGACGTTCAGTGTGCTGGACGCTACACCGATCCCGCTGCCTGAGCCTGTGGTGAGAGCGAAGCCACCCAAGGTGCCACGTGTCCGCAAAGAGCGCCCCATCGAGCTGCCTGTTAAGCGTCCCTCTATGAAGGCCATTAAAGCACCCTCCATTGCCGCCGCCAAGAACGTCGCTCAGCGCCGCGTCATCCACAAACAGGCCGAGCAGATCGGCATGGTCCGGGATGCCCTCGTAGCCGCGTTATTTGGTGCCTGGAAGGCCGCGTAATGAATTCCCAAGGCCCCACCACCCTCCGCCCTGACGCACACCTTGCAGGGCCGAAAGAGATTGACGACGCCCAGCTCTTGCAGATGCTTGCACAACTCGACCCATACGGCAAAAAGGTTGCAAAAGCATTCCTGATTGCCCTCGTAACGCTTAACCGGAAATAGCCATGCGCCACGCCATCAAAGGTCTTTACGGCCGCAAACGCGCCACACGCCGCGCGCCAGCCACAGACATGTACCGCTACGAGGCCATGAAACTGGAATGGGCCACGTTGAACCCTGGTGCTACTGGCCAGCAGTACGAGGCCGCTATGCGCAAGATTGCTCAGTACTGCGGGGTGTGAGCAATGGCAAGGATTCGCACCATCAAGCCTGAGTTCCCCCAGTCGGAGAGCATGGGCAACGTTTCGCGCGATGCTCGGCTGACGTTTCTCCAACTCTGGACGATTGCCGACGATGAAGGGAGGCTTCGCGGAAATTCGCGAATGCTCGCGAGCCTTCTTTTTCCATACGATGACGACGCTCCAGCACTCATTGACGGATGGCTTGCAGAACTTGAGCGCGAAGGCTGCATCGTTCGCTATCAGGTCGGTTCGCAGAACTATCTGCAAATCGCTAACTGGTTGATTCATCAGAAGATTGATAAGCCCAGCAAGTCAAAAATCCCTGAATTCGTTCCTGCCCCGAGAGTCATCGCGAATGTTCGCGAATATTCGTCGGAGGATCAAGGATCAAGGATCAAGGATCAAGGAAAGGATCACATAAGTGCTCCGCCCGTCGCTGTCGCTCCTCCCGTTTCTGAAATCGAGAAACCAAAGCGAAAAGCAGCGATTGACCTCCCGACATTCCTGTCCACCTGCAAGGCGAACAACGAGAAGCCCATTCCTGACGGCTCTCCGGTGTTCGTGTACGCCGAGGAGGCGGGCATACCGGACGACTTTCTGCGGCTTCACTGGCTGGAGTTCAAGGAGCGCTACGGGAGCACTGACGGCAACGGGCGGCACAAGAAGTACGCCGACTGGCGCAAGGTGTTCAGCAACTCCGTTCGCGGCAACTGGTTCACGCTGTGGCGCGCCAGCAGCGAGGGCGGCTATGTCCTGACGACACAGGGCGTACAGGCGAAGAACAAGCACGCAGCTGGAGGCCACGCATGAGCGACATGTCGAACACAATTTCCATTGAAGCCGAGCAGTCCGTCCTAGGCGCGCTCCTGGCTGACCCGCTTGCCCTGGATCGCGTCACCTTCCTGCAGGCCGAGCACTTCTACCGCCCGGAGCATCGCGTGATCTTCGCCGAGATCCTGCGGCTGGTTGCGGCGAACCAGGCCATCGATCCCATGACCGTCGCCGACAAGGTCAGCGGTCGGGTTGAGGACGCCTTGGCGTACCTGGGGAAACTGAGAGCCGTGGAGCCAACCGGCGCCCGCGTGCGTGGCCACGCCGACATTGTGGTCGAGAAAGCAAAGTGCCGTGACCTCCTGGCCCTGACAACGCAGATCCAAGACGCTGTCGCGGGCCAGACGGACGTGCGCGAGATTGCCGACATGGTGGTGGGGCGTATCGAGGCGCTGGTCCGGTCTAGCGCGACGCAGGAGCCACAGCGGATGGCGACCATGATGTCGGCCTACTGTGACACCCTGGAGGGACGCCATACCGGGGCTATCAAGCCCGTTTCGACCGGCCTGACAGACTTGGACAAGATTCTCGGCGGCGGGCTGGATCGGGGAACCCTCAACATCGTCGCCGCTCGACCGGCCATGGGCAAGACTGCATTCGGTCTCGGTCTAGCACGCCATATCGCGATGGATGACGGAATCTCCACCTTCCTCTCCATGGAAATGGCTCGCGATCAGGTCATTGACCGGAACATTTCGGCAATGGCCCAGATCCCCCTGGCATGGCTTCGCTGCCCGGACTCCAACACTGACTACTGGAACCGCTTCACCGCGACCGCCCAGCGGGTGAACGATATGGGACTGTTCATTGACGACCAGACTGGCCTAAACATGATGGCGATCCGGGCAAAGGCGAGGAAGGTCAAGCGCTCGGCAGGCCGCCTCGACATGCTGGTGATCGACCAGCTGAGCTTCATCGTGGGATCGAAGCTGGAACGGCGGCACGAGCAGGTGAGCGAGTACACGCGCTCGCTACTCGCCCTGGGGAAGGAACTGGACTGCCCCATCGTGCTCCTGTGCCAACTGAGCAGGAAATGTGAAGAGCGCCCGAACAAGCGCCCGATGCTATCCGACCTAGCGGAATCGGGTGCCATCGAGCAGGACGCAGACACGATCATTTTCCTGTACCGGGACGAAGTCTACAACCCGGAATCGCCCGATCGGGGAACCGCTGAGGCGATCGTGGCGAAGAAGCGCCAAGGATCGACCGGCATGGCGCGACTAACTTACGTCGGCGCGCAGACACGCTTCGACAACCTGTCGCACAGCTGGAGGCCGGAACTCAGACCAGAGCAGTACAAGATCAAGAAGCGGGGGTTCGATTGAACGCCCCCCTTCCCCGCACCGCATTCAAACGGAAGGCAACACGCAAGTGCGTGATCTGTCGTACAGAGTTCGAATCTCGGGGGATGGGGCATAAGGCGTGTTCTCCAGGTTGTGCTGTGGAGGTAGCAGTACGGGCCAGGGTGAAGAAGGAGGCGCACGCGAAGAAGATGGAGCGCAGGGCGGATCGGGCGAAGCGAGAGAGCTTGAAGACGTATCCGCAGCTCGTCGCGGAGGTGCAAAAGGTCTTTAACGAAGCAATCCGGCTCCGGGACGCTGGCAAGCCGTGCATCTGCTGCGGCAGGACTGAGACAAAGGTTGACGGGCTGAACTCCCACGGATGGGACGCTGGCCACTACCGCTCTACCGGCTCCGCGCCTCACTTGCGCTTCAACGAGGACAACGTGCACGCCCAGCTTGTGTACTGCAACAGGAACAAAGCC encodes:
- a CDS encoding FaeA/PapI family transcriptional regulator, coding for MPERHYVKGLNQMNYALAYAVRKDRPVNAAEVARHIGTTISSALYYLHQLTTAKRLQREPWKRGVEGMTFSVLDATPIPLPEPVVRAKPPKVPRVRKERPIELPVKRPSMKAIKAPSIAAAKNVAQRRVIHKQAEQIGMVRDALVAALFGAWKAA
- a CDS encoding replicative DNA helicase, with product MSDMSNTISIEAEQSVLGALLADPLALDRVTFLQAEHFYRPEHRVIFAEILRLVAANQAIDPMTVADKVSGRVEDALAYLGKLRAVEPTGARVRGHADIVVEKAKCRDLLALTTQIQDAVAGQTDVREIADMVVGRIEALVRSSATQEPQRMATMMSAYCDTLEGRHTGAIKPVSTGLTDLDKILGGGLDRGTLNIVAARPAMGKTAFGLGLARHIAMDDGISTFLSMEMARDQVIDRNISAMAQIPLAWLRCPDSNTDYWNRFTATAQRVNDMGLFIDDQTGLNMMAIRAKARKVKRSAGRLDMLVIDQLSFIVGSKLERRHEQVSEYTRSLLALGKELDCPIVLLCQLSRKCEERPNKRPMLSDLAESGAIEQDADTIIFLYRDEVYNPESPDRGTAEAIVAKKRQGSTGMARLTYVGAQTRFDNLSHSWRPELRPEQYKIKKRGFD
- a CDS encoding recombination protein NinG produces the protein MNAPLPRTAFKRKATRKCVICRTEFESRGMGHKACSPGCAVEVAVRARVKKEAHAKKMERRADRAKRESLKTYPQLVAEVQKVFNEAIRLRDAGKPCICCGRTETKVDGLNSHGWDAGHYRSTGSAPHLRFNEDNVHAQLVYCNRNKAGNAVDYRIGLIARIGLERVEALESDNTPRKWTHEELRAMKAHYQAKVRELRKERA